From the Megalopta genalis isolate 19385.01 chromosome 13, iyMegGena1_principal, whole genome shotgun sequence genome, one window contains:
- the LOC117228538 gene encoding uncharacterized protein LOC117228538 → MDQTVIVPSTPRGAPENARIIMKNESDAALHLQEQSAVAHSTSSSVVPRSSLSIGGGLSQDQSLVDSLICNPSSTELPRKPGARRQEKPPYSYIALIVMAIQSSPGKRLTLSEIYSFLQQRFPFFRGAYQGWKNSVRHNLSLNECFIKLPKGLGRPGKGHYWTIDPSTEYMFEEGGFRRRPRGFRRKCQALKPQYPQYFSGSGPVSVQAPGYENLASAGMDYANGYQNQYQNYQEYAMYAPGAAVSADWAYPEATYKTPPIAEVTYKTTEVTYKTGEPSVYRNGELVAFKSEPGYPRSQDQLAYRAAEGFSVKDHQQHHSESVYKDNEAMMAYKCQSNPVTTSQTPGQDYYVGYGLGVNNVGGNVNAAAIQGIPETGNSSPAGNVSSSHSGCQTPVTDNGLKMQCSNSNSTSSGGGLIDRKPSYFSHPAGSVSLSSLGSLGSLNLSNIGGLSISNIPGAVTSNIHHGTTTPSSAMYYDQIKYSM, encoded by the exons ATGGACCAGACCGTGATCGTCCCGTCGACACCGCGCGGCGCACCGGAGAACGCGAGGATCATCATGAAGAACGAGTCGGACGCGGCGTTGCACCTGCAGGAGCAGTCCGCGGTGGCCCATTCGACCTCGTCCTCGGTGGTACCGAGGAGCAGCTTGTCGATCGGTGGCGGTCTGAGCCAGGACCAGAGCCTGGTGGACTCTCTGATCTGCAATCCGTCGAGCACGGAGCTGCCGAGGAAGCCGGGCGCGCGTCGCCAGGAGAAGCCGCCTTATTCCTACATCGCGCTGATCGTGATGGCGATCCAGTCGAGTCCTGGCAAGAGGCTGACCCTGTCGGAGATCTACTCGTTCCTTCAGCAACGGTTTCCCTTCTTCCGCGGCGCTTACCAGGGCTGGAAGAACTCGGTGCGCCACAATCTCAGCCTGAACGAATGCTTCATCAAGCTGCCGAAGGGCCTGGGCAGACCCGGCAAAGGACACTATTGGACGATCGACCCGTCGACGGAGTACATGTTCGAGGAAGGCGGATTCCGGAGGCGGCCGCGAGGCTTCCGTCGCAAGTGCCAGGCCTTGAAGCCTCAGTACCCGCAGTACTTCTCCGGGAGCGGTCCCGTCAGCGTCCAGGCACCTGGCTACGAGAACCTGGCGTCTGCCGGCATGGACTACGCGAACGGCTACCAGAACCAGTACCAGAACTATCAGGAGTACGCGATGTACGCTCCGGGCGCCGCGGTCTCCGCGGACTGGGCCTACCCGGAGGCCACCTACAAAACGCCGCCCATCGCTGAGGTGACCTACAAGACCACCGAGGTCACCTACAAGACCGGCGAACCGTCGGTTTACAGGAACGGGGAGCTCGTCGCCTTCAAGAGCGAGCCCGGTTACCCTAGGAGCCAGGACCAGCTGGCGTACAGGGCCGCCGAAGGATTCTCGGTGAAGGATCACCAGCAGCATCACTCGGAGTCGGTTTACAAGGACAACGAGGCCATGATGGCCTACAAGTGCCAGTCGAATCCCGTGACCACGTCTCAGACACCTGGACAGGACTATTACGTAGGTTACGGGCTCGGGGTCAATAATGTTGGCGGAAACGTGAACGCTGCTGCCATTCAGGGGATCCCGGAAACCGGGAACAGCAGCCCCGCGGGCAATGTCAGCTCATCGCATAGCGGTTGTCAAACACCTGTGACGGACAATG GGCTGAAAATGCAATGTTCAAATTCAAACTCGACCAGCTCCGGAGGCGGACTGATCGACCGGAAGCCATCCTACTTCAGCCATCCCGCGGGCTCGGTGTCCCTGAGCTCGTTAGGCTCCCTGGGATCGCTGAACCTCAGCAACATCGGCGGTCTGAGCATATCGAACATACCTGGCGCGGTCACCTCGAACATTCACCACGGCACGACGACACCTTCGTCCGCGATGTACTACGATCAAATCAAGTACAGCATGTGA